Proteins encoded in a region of the Thermocaproicibacter melissae genome:
- a CDS encoding rhodanese-like domain-containing protein: MFRAGKETMEINEAVKEMKNDPNARLIDVRTPEEYQTGHIPGSALLPLDHAQNIVQLVPDKKTKIYVYCRSGVRSAKAADLFQRLGYENVVDIGGITKWKGSLER, translated from the coding sequence ATGTTTCGTGCAGGAAAAGAAACGATGGAAATTAATGAAGCAGTAAAAGAGATGAAAAACGATCCGAATGCCCGCCTGATTGATGTCCGAACTCCGGAGGAGTATCAGACCGGGCATATTCCGGGCAGCGCCTTGCTGCCTCTTGACCATGCACAGAACATTGTGCAGCTCGTTCCAGATAAAAAGACCAAGATATACGTTTACTGCCGGAGCGGAGTGAGAAGCGCTAAGGCCGCGGATTTGTTTCAGCGCCTTGGGTATGAAAACGTCGTAGATATTGGCGGAATTACAAAATGGAAAGGAAGTCTCGAAAGGTAA